A single window of Ornithorhynchus anatinus isolate Pmale09 chromosome 3, mOrnAna1.pri.v4, whole genome shotgun sequence DNA harbors:
- the LOC107547153 gene encoding tigger transposable element-derived protein 1-like — protein MSAKGGGRCEAKKRKSITLEQKFEVIQRYERNERTCDIIRATGFPGSTLRTIRANAEKIKESCAAATQLSARRSARARPQIIERMEKLLSVWIEAQTKRRAGMVFLTIKEKALAIYEDLRAGRPGEDVQSFSASSGWFAGFKNRYGLRDVKLTGEAASADEAAAAAFPGLLRELVERGGYSPKQIFNIDETGLFWKRLPACTAPSREEARSPGFKAARDPVTVMLGANANGDCKLKPVLVYHAARPQALRGLVKHYFPVHFRSSRRGRITGGIFSEYFCGPLHEELRGYCKRENIAFKILLVVDHAPGHPARLAELSENIRVVFLPPNTAALLQPMDQGAIAAFKAYYLLRTFAKLTEATGGEGQPSVGEFWRSFNIRNAINIIVLAWADVSPSCLNGVWRRLLPGTVPDPKGFDEPATLLKNIRSQCVVLAKKVGFEEVEEADVEELLEAHRDELSTEELLQLVEEAEAERAEEEDADEAPHHELTKAVLSASLQQIEKALCRLEEHDCNAERSGRIIRGVKSVLTPYTKLLQEKSWQVEDWPLLAESLKVEENVAPPSSGKV, from the coding sequence ATGAGCGCCAAGGGCGGCGGCAGGTGCGAGGCCAAGAAGAGGAAGTCCATCACCCTGGAGCAGAAGTTCGAGGTGATCCAGCGCTACGAGAGGAACGAGCGCACCTGCGACATCATCAGGGCCACGGGCTTCCCCGGCTCGACGCTGCGCACCATCCGCGCCAACGCGGAGAAGATCAAGGAGAGCTGCGCCGCCGCCACCCAGCTGAGCGCCCGCAGgagcgcccgggcccggccccagaTCATCGAGCGGATGGAGAAGCTCCTCAGCGTGTGGATCGAGGCCCAGACCAAGAGGCGGGCGGGGATGGTGTTCCTCACCATCAAGGAGAAGGCCCTCGCCATCTACGAGGACCTCCGGGCCGGCCGCCCCGGCGAGGACGTGCAGTCCTTCAGCGCCAGCAGCGGCTGGTTCGCCGGCTTCAAGAACCGCTACGGCCTGCGGGACGTCAAGCTGACGGGCGAGGCCGCCAGCGCCgacgaggccgccgccgccgccttccccGGCCTGCTGCGGGAGCTGGTGGAGCGGGGCGGCTACTCGCCCAAGCAGATCTTCAACATCGACGAGACCGGCCTGTTCTGGAAGAGGCTGCCCGCCTGCACGGCGCCGTCCCGGGAGGAGGCCCGCAGCCCGGGCTTTAAGGCGGCCCGGGACCCGGTGACCGTCATGCTGGGGGCCAACGCGAACGGCGACTGCAAGCTGAAGCCCGTCCTGGTCTACCACGCCGCCCGGCCCCAGGCCCTGCGGGGCCTGGTCAAGCATTACTTCCCCGTCCATTTCCGTTCCAGCCGGAGGGGCCGGATCACCGGCGGCATTTTTTCCGAGTACTTCTGCGGGCCCCTCCACGAGGAGCTGAGGGGCTACTGCAAGAGGGAGAACATCGCCTTCAAGATCCTGCTGGTCGTCGACCACGCGCCCGGCCACCCGGCCCGCCTGGCGGAGCTGTCGGAGAACATCAGGGTGGTGTTCCTGCCGCCCAACACGGCGGCGCTGCTCCAGCCCATGGACCAGGGCGCCATCGCCGCCTTCAAGGCCTACTACCTGCTCAGGACGTTCGCCAAGCTGACGGAGGCCACGGGCGGCGAGGGCCAGCCCAGCGTCGGGGAGTTCTGGAGGAGCTTCAACATCCGCAACGCCATCAACATCATCGTGCTGGCGTGGGCGGACGTCTCGCCCTCGTGCCTGAACGGCGTGTGGCGCAGGCTGCTGCCCGGCACCGTCCCCGACCCCAAAGGCTTCGACGAGCCGGCCACCCTGCTGAAGAACATCCGCTCGCAGTGCGTCGTCCTCGCCAAGAAGGTGGGCttcgaggaggtggaggaggccgaCGTCGAGGAGCTGCTGGAGGCCCACCGGGACGAGCTGTCGACGGAGGAGCTGCTTCAGCtggtggaggaggcggaggcggagcgcGCCGAAGAGGAGGACGCCGACGAGGCGCCCCACCACGAGCTGACGAAGGCCGTCCTCTCGGCCTCCTTGCAGCAGATCGAGAAGGCGCTGTGTCGGCTGGAGGAGCACGACTGCAACGCCGAGCGCAGCGGCAGGATAATCCGGGGGGTGAAGAGCGTCTTGACCCCTTACACGAAACTCCTGCAGGAGAAGAGCTGGCAGGTGGAAGACTGGCCGCTCTTGgcggagtccctcaaggttgagGAAAATGTCGCTCCGCCGTCAAGCGGTAAAGTGTAA
- the IER3IP1 gene encoding immediate early response 3-interacting protein 1 encodes MAFTLYSLLQAALLCVNAIAVLHEERFLKTVGWGTDQGIGGFGEEPGIKSQLMNLIRSVRTVMRVPLIIVNSIVIVLLLLFG; translated from the exons atggcTTTCACCCTGTACTCGCTGCTGCAGGCGGCTCTGCTCTGCGTCAACGCCATCGCCGTGCTGCACGAGGAGCGCTTTCTCAAGACCG TTGGCTGGGGAACAGACCAGGGGATTGGAGGATTTGGAGAGGAGCCAGGAATTAAGTCGCAGTTAATGAACCTTATTCGATCTGTCCGAACAGTTATGAGAG TACCACTGATAATAGTAAACTCAATAGTAATCGTGTTGCTCTTACTGTTCGGGTGA